The Carassius gibelio isolate Cgi1373 ecotype wild population from Czech Republic chromosome B5, carGib1.2-hapl.c, whole genome shotgun sequence genome segment TTTTGGAGAAGTTTTTAAACTTAGGTAAGttgctttaaaaaatgttgaCATGCTTAAAATTCGCCTTTAATTCAGATATTCTTGTCTTATCTAAATCCATTTTTGTTCTGAAAAGGTGATGATCGAAACATTACTGAAGTCTACGTGGCTGGAAGACAAGTGGTTCCATTTCCAGATAAATAATTACTCTCTAGTTGTTTTTACCAGAAATATAATACATCTATTTaggagaagtgtttttttttttttaaagaccataacatttttattaatgtatattgTTTAGTTAACATATTGTTTAATTTCTTTATCTaggaaatattgtttttgttttaaagatttGCGCAATAATCAAatagattttctttcatttttattaaattgttgtcTTCTATTTACTAGTCGTGTTCATAATGGAACAAATGTGacagaatatattttatattaatcaatGACAAATtgacaataaaaattatatatgttattgtcaacctttttaaatgtatgttaggtatgtttattaattaatttttgattGCTTGTATAATCATTGATTAATGATAATACATGGCAAAACAAGTATTTGTGATACTCTCTAATGCAAACAGCCCTTAGCTGTCTGTCTCACCTGTCCTTTCACTGTTTATGACAGTTCTCAAGTAGAAACAGTGCTCTTGATTACATTTGCTTCATGCCCTACGTACAGTTGAGTGGTCATCATTCCAAGCTGTGACAGCACTGTCTTGCAGTATTACATGCTATACAtctaaattgcatttttttaattattctgtcatttttaaaaatggagACTGTATAATTGTTATATTCAAAATTTGTGACTTTTCACACAACAGTACTAGTTAAATGAATTGcagtaaaattacataaataaatatgcacttTGCATTATTCATATACATTGTAACAACATTTAGGAAAGTTTGTTTATCTTCCGATTAATTGGCAAAAATAATAGATAACCACATGGAGGCCCTAAGAGACAGTTTTACACTGCAGATCTAACCAGTTTACAGCGATTGATAttagcaaagaaaacaaatactgtGTGCTTTAGTGGGTATGAGTCATATTTGACTAATTTTCTTTCACAGTATGTTCATATTTGAGTcacattttatattcaaatatcAGTAAACatgatttacattttacataattttctGTTAGTATATGCTGATTTTAAATGATCTgaaacatatatacataatattattttatgtcatgcaagtttgggtctttttCAGCTGAACTATGTTGCACCACAATGCCAACATTCCAGTTCTGAATTCTCGGTTTGTCAGGTCTGTCTTGTGTGTTTggaaaaataataacacattgCTCAGCAAGCGAATCTTGCTTTCATAATGACTACTTCATCATGATGAATCTTCAGTATATATTTAGATGTCATTTACAGGAATTTTTACAAACTTAACTGCTTTCACAGAAGAAAATGTAAGGGATATATGCGActgtggaccacaaaaccagtcataagtggcATGGGTACATTAGCAATAGCCAGCATACAttgttatgccaaaaatcattaggatattaaataaagatcatgttccattaagtcattttgtaaatttcatactgttaatatatcaaaactaaattttgattagtatgcattgctaaggactacattcagacaacttcaaaggcgattttctcaacaTGCACCCTTAGaatctagattttcaaataggcTTGACCTGTGCATATTTCTATTCAGACAAGATGGCTTTTCACTTgtgaaagcaatattatgtatgCTATCTTGGAATGTTGTTTTAGCCGAAGCAATGGCCTGAAagtaaaaacatcttactgatggtattgtttcttacaaacatgaagcctttcacttcacaagatgttaactcaTGGACTGGAGTCATGAAAATTgtttgtggatcattgtgatgtttttatcagctgttattcTGACATCATCCattaactgcagaggatccatctgggagcaagtgatttaatgctaaatgtaaacatttattctaaaaaaaaaaaactctataaaaatttttttggggagaaatatccctttaaatataagATATTAGCAAATGAAATGGACCTCCTGTCTGCTTTGTCGTTCTAGCCCAAGGGCTTGAACCAACAGACATCTAGCAAATAGCATAAAGTAagtgagagagagaagcagaagtGAGGGAGAGTGTATAAACACTGGAGTGAAAGACAAAGAGGCACACAGATGGTAGAATGAGACGGAGGCATGAGTAAAGCACATgtgagtgggcggggcttagcacGCAGACGCGGTGCCAGGCGAGCCTGTATCATATGCAATGACGTCATAGTGCATATTTAAAGCCCCGCCCTCTTCCTgtcgcctctctctctcttaacaGAAATGCTGAATCAGTCAGAGCTTGATCTGTCTGGATGGGAATTTCCTGGCTAGACCACACAAGGTACATTAAATAGTTGTGACAGACAGGTATATATAAGCATTTTAATAACACAactttaatgaaatgttttgttgttgtttttgtttaacaGACTTTtggcaataaaatattttacgttGTGTATGAAGCTCATTGACTCAGTGAGTCAAAGAGGTTTCCATATCTGTCTGGCTGAATGAACTTCCTGTGTGATCTACCCTGAGCAACACAAGCAGCGTTGTGAGCCACACCCAGACTCATGAGTAAAAAGAGTTTCACTCTGTAACGTTACTGTCAACCGAGTACCATCTTCCTGACTACGCCTCAGAGACCAAAAGCTCGGTCGGTACACAACCAAACAGTACGGGAACGTTCTGGTAAAGTTCAGAAAAAACGAGCATGTGAATTTGGAGTTTCATGTGAAGTGAGAATTGTGTCGGATTAAGAGTGTTTACTTGTGCGTGGTATTGTTAGGCTGAGAGAGATTGTGCGAGATCACAGGCGGAACTCACTGGCCTAGTTCACTGCATCTGTCATAATCTGGTTCGACTTTGTGACAGgccagccaaaaaaaaacaacaacactaaaaCTGAAAAGCTAAGTCTGCTACCTTAAATTTCTCGTCACTACTGATGGAGAACTTCAAGATGAAGATTTGGAAACATTATAAAATTGAGCAGAAATTACACATTTAGCATTTCATGATGTTAAGATTAAAACGAGAGAACATAAGCAAGCCAATGGGGTAAGAAGACTTCTTTTTTCAGATAACAAGACTTAAGATCATGCCAAAATTCTCTTCACAAATGcttcttgatttaaggatgtttagatatttatactgggaaaacaagacaaaaatactgagtaaGACAATCACcttttgtaggtttttttttactAGCCATTAATATCCCCTGATGatagtttttgtaatatttactatatttttataacttaacattttttaacttttcattgacATTTATAGGACCATGTAAATTAAGGATTCCGGAACCCCTTTTAGCCTAAAATATTTTcttcaagaaaatatttaaataatttaaactttaattcaTATGTTCACAATACTCTGATATCAGTTAGTGGTCACATGACATGGaggtaaacattttttaaatttataaaaaataataataataattgtattaatcttTTCAACATGccccagttaaaaaaaaaaaactctgatataaagtatttaaaaagtacttaaaaaaagaatgttgaaaaaattctgaaaaataaccccccccccccccccctcccaaaaaGGCTTCTACCAAAACCTACATTTTTCTCATGATCACGATGCCCATTCCATAATTGCTTTAATATGAAACTCTTTCTGTAAGCTCCTCTGTCTCATGGTTCTGAGCCTTGCCCTCTTCTCCTCAGCCAAACTCACGACTGTATTTACAGCCTCTGACCTGGCACAAGGATTAACGTGGGAAGAACACGCAGAACTGTGTGAGAACCCATCTGCTCCCCGGGTGAACAATTCCTACATCCTGCAGGTCCTTTACTTTTACTCATGATATAAAGCCACACTGCTTTCCTCTTCAACTATGCCTCTATACATCTCTTTGTATCCTTGGTTAACCCCTCCCCCTGATGCATGTCTACACTCTGTGGCGTAGGCATCTGCCCTCAACATCTGTCACTGTGATATCATCCATCCAGACCGGCTGAACACCCAGCCCCCTCTGTACAGATACAGAGAGTGAGCCACAGACACTGACTAGTCACTGTATGACAAAAACACCCAATGACTGGACTAAAAGATTTTTCTTTAAGGGACAGAGATGCACTTTGAAGACAAGACAGGAAAAGTATATATGAATACCCTGCGTGTTTGAATGAGGGTGACATTGAGGGTTCACAGCAGCTGTTTGACACACACCTCTCCAGCTGTTACTAGGTCAGCCAGGATTGTCAAATCTGCTTTGGTTGCGAGTACAGAAGTGCTAAAGGTTGTCAGGACAGCTGTCGTGAAAACAGGATGTCTTTGCGTCAGCAGGCGGGACAGGTGTGCGAAACAAGCACCATCTGAAAAATCATTCGGCTGTTAGGGAATTTACAGTTTGGGCCTTCTGCTGCATGTTATTCAGATATATGCCTGGAAAATACTCACTTTAAAACAATTATCTTTATGATGTTCTGGAATTTCCCCCAAAATGACAACAGAACAACATTACTATATGTTTTCTctctgtatattttttatttacaatacttttttctttaatgccaggTAAAAGGATTAAATGCAATACATAAATATGAACATAGTAAGGAGGTTTTTTTCCACACGAATTTGCATATAACTAAAGGCTGAAATCAAACAGATACATACTCTCAacagatacatttttctttttttttttttaaggaaacctCACTCCCTACAGAAGAAAAGACGTTTATATACACAATACATGCACTCGGACTCGCTTCCATTAATGCCGACACACAAAAATGACAGGTGCATTGTAGgtgcattttaaaacaaacaaaaagaacagTGTTTCACAGACTCGGGTCTGACTTTATGCGTACACTATTGCGGTGTCATGAATGTGCTGTCTAAGTAGAGTGAGCTCATCTCGCTTTGACAACAGGAAGAAGGTCTTGTGCACAAATTTCCCCCATGCACACAAATACGCTCACACGGAAACAGACTGTACCATCTTACAGTCTTATCAAAATGTCACacataattaacaaaaataaaactcccGGACATCTGATACTCTAAAACACAGAATGAAGGTTATTGTTTCTAGAATGTGGGAAGAGAGTTGATGAATTGTTCCACGTCTTCTGATGAATCTCaaactttcatttaaaaacatgtcacaGTAGCAAGTTCACTttctaaaataatgcaaaataaatcgtTTTAACGACTGGGCGGCCTCACATTCCAACTGATTTGCTAAAACAGACTGTAAATGACAAACTGCAGTTTAACAGATCAATACATGCTGCACACATCATCAAGTAGAGCTTTGACAAACCTCTTAAAAATCCGGCGTCATAAGTCAAAGACTTAACACTACTTACTCAGAAACTACACGGCCACTTTTGGCACAGAGTATCTGCCACTCCCATTGCTTGAGGGCGGGAACaggcaaattaaaaaaacaacatcaataaAGGCTAAAATTTCCTGAAAGGTGTCCTATGCTTTAGGAAACAAGAATATGCAAGAATACAAAGCATAACACACCACAGAAAGGAAAGGAAACAAAACGGAAAGAAATTAATACCTATTCGAAAACCAAAATCTGTCAAGATCGTTCATGCATGAGCCTCAGAAGGTACAGTCCTCTCATTTTCTTCTTAAGGTGATAGAAAAACCCAAGTCCGTTTTTCAAGTCGTCCATTTTATCCACCAGTGTTCGCGGAGAAAGAGGGTAAAGCTTATATTCTCTGGATCTTATCGGCCACCACTACGGGATTCTCCTTACGGATCTTAGCAGCGGCTTCCGCCTTGTAGTCGTATGTGCAGTTGTGCTTGTCTGAGTACCGGTGAATTCCACAGAACAGATTGCCACATCGACAGCTGAAACCTGTAAAACCAAAGAAGACGTAAGACCTCCGATCACAGATATCACACCAATATCAAAAGGACCAATCAATGAAGTCTCACCTGTTAGTCCGACCCTTTTACGGCAAGTAAAGCATCTATTTTTCTTAGGTTTGGAGGAATCAGGGCTCTTGCCCTCATCACTGCCCTGAGCCACAGGGATTGGGGAGTAAGCGGAAGTGGGCTGTGTTATGACTGTGGGAAGAATGGAAAgagaaaaatgtcagaaatgAAAGCGTTGCAATGTGGCATGAGTGGATTCTGAAAGCAGCCCGAGACCGATTTCTGAGTATAGTCGCAATTTTATAGGGCTGTACCCTGAAATAGGCTCTCCCAAAATCCCAGATTCTGTCAGAACGAAGTGAGAACTTCATGAACTTAAGACAGTCATCGGTAAACAGCTTACACTAAGGCTACGTTTACACGACAACGATGTAGTCAAAAAACGGAAACGTTTTTCACGATTTCAAAATGATTCGTGTTTACACATATCTGCGAAAATGACCAAAAACGCTGTATTgcatatgccaggccagtagttggcgcctTTAAAATCGACACGTACTGCGCATGACGTCACCGTTTTTAAAGATTCCTTTATTGGGTGTTTACTGGGaaacaaaaacttgcactttgaaacctgttttaaaaaaatatgtgttttccGTCCCCCAAACAGGCTCGTTGTGTAAACGAACaggcaaaacgcataaaaagttTCCAGTTTTTGGCTGAAAACATTGTTGTGTAAACGGCCTGTAAAACTGGAGCAGGCCCAAAGACTCTGTTTGCAGTAAAGTCCATTTTAGTACAAAGAAGAACTGAGAAAACGGAGCTTGATGTCTGAAGGCCTAACAAACACAAACTTGACAGTGCTTCTTTTGACATTCACACTGTAGACTTAAATAAACATTCCTTGCATACTTGAACAATGATGATAAGTAATAAAACAGATCTTGCTTTCTCATCTTGTGCGTCATCTTGCTCATCATCTTGCGCACTGCTGTAGCTGCagacatttgaatatatatttagacAGCACAGTTTTGGTTTATTGACATTTGACAGGCATTTGTTAAATATTCCGTCATACACATTATAAAATCCCCCCTGCAATCAAGCAGCAAAACGGTGCACAAATattggttgtttgtttgtttaacaaaATTATTAAGGGTTGTAcactttaatgaaatatgtttaaCAATGTTTATTCACCAAGTTTAAtaagtttattatttaattttgtattatagAGACTGGTGATAAATcatgaaatcagttattttatttaattgacaacATTCATTTTAAACAGTAAGAAGCTACATGTAGTTTTGTAAGAAAATatacagtgttgggtatagttactttggaaagtagttagttaggttacaacgttaccatcaattaaaagtaatcagttatgatacagcgttacctattcataaaagtaacgcgttagagtactcatgcgttaccaaaaattaaaagccgtttgcagcggctcacacatgacagacacagcccccggcccctttaaatgcacctagaagtcgtgactcccgacaatgaataacgtcaatcatccgactaaattaacactgcaggataacaataacaggaaagacagtcagcaatcggctattccacatggcgttttatttatttattatcacagaacatattattaatcaaaattcacaCCTAACGtaacccagcccgggtagcctaggctactgtatattatgagcaccacaagataactcctgatttttctttaactttaaataatgcagttatcaaagtacaagtatgcttacttgtaaacacaaccttaaacagacttgcagatttaaatccatttagaaatgatgaacaaccagccagccaatgatctaacagaaattaacagctgcctgtcagacaaaaatgaaaacaaaccgaattaaatccttcattgccacacaggcaaatgacaaatcgcttaatagccgaactaattattattaaagtgtcactcacattcacaagcctaaattcgctttaacacagtcctcttacatttactcttcaaagtagtgattaaaacgtagcgttaaatttgaggtagaatttttggcggtcgacagaagcttttcaccaaagcagagtgtgcattttaccgttatgttcttttctttttcgttgacaaattgaaaataatgtgcgtacttccataaaccaaacactGTCcactctgctatcttgccgggagttcgaaaaaaaaaaaaaaaaaacacacacacacacagggtcaggcgcagggcacagacgcatcacagccattgactttacgatcacagagcttcggctccgctgatactgtacatccgccggtggcacagtagacctaggactactgtctgacaaaaagcaggctgcagtcgggattttcctttccttaaaataacggattacttttttttttttaaataacgaagttactgattacttacgcacgaaactaacgcgttaagttacaaatttcaggaaaaaagtaattagagtactctaacgcgttactttgtaacgcgttacccacaacactgaaaatataaaagaatGCATCTAAATGTAAATCTTAGATGAAATGTTATAAAAAGTCAATATTTACCAGCTAATAATTTAACAATCTACAAGTCGttgttcatttttataatttttataatttaattaatacgtttggaaattattattttagttgtcATCGACATTTTTTCCACAAATCATCTTTATACATGAAAATACACATATCAGAAATCAAAGGGATCatcatagcccctttcacactgccattccggcaaatacaggggtaaagtgttcctgtaattgttccctggtcgctagatttggcactttcacactgccagtgatgacccggtatatgtgcgtgctttcacacacagcccttgaagatcccgtaacgacacgtgacatcagcgcgtgacgtgtaatgtacgagtcgacaacactaggcacgttatactttaactgaagcaagcaaacgatctcagcgtcagcgcggaaagtgaggaactaactgatctctgcttcattacagtttgcacatatgttttcgtcgcgaatgttgatcttccttcaaaacagccggtaaaagagtcgtgcGGTAACGCGCGTcttcacttcgatacggaattagatctggcttttgttcaaaCAGCGCTCGTTCCGGTTCGATTAACCGCAAtcttactaggtccccgacccgggttctattcggtaatcaattccgggacgtggttgctttcacacagaaggcgaccaggcaatgttacgggaatattgcgggtccgacgtgcagtgtgaaatggGCTCATGTTTGATGGTCCTTGACATGAAATAGTCTGAAACATTCTGTGTTAGTCTAAACAAGCAGGTTTTTGTTTctacttttactatttatttgatcatatcCCATTCCAATTACCTGGTTCAGCAAACTCAGCTTTAGGAGACAGGGCCTTTTCTTTTCTAGAAATGCTCATTTCCGTCATCTGTTGTGTGACTGGTAAGGAGGTGGAAGGAATGCTTCTGCAAAAACAAACAGGTGGAGGTTTTAACATGCTCCGGCTTTTCTTGAAACACAGGAGATCATTCAGACGTCAAGCAGCTGAACATAAAATGCATTCTTTCCTATTCTGAGGtttaacaacaaacacacatgaaGTACTCACTCTCTCATGGTATCTGTGCTGGGTGCAGGTGAAGAGTCTGCTTTGTTTATGCTGGCTTCTAGTCTCTGTATGGCGGAGGCCTCTGCTGAGGGGCTTCCAGCTGCTCCAACAGAACACAGAGACACATATCACAAACAGTGCACAGGTGCAGCTGTACTACACTATATACTAAAGGCCTGCGACATAAAACAAGTGTagcttatttaaaatatctcAGTTCAGCTTAGAATAACTTGCTATCACTGAGTGCTGCTGATGTGTCACGCATTTCTTAACCATGGTCTGTTATTGCTGTAGCAAATATAATATCACTGTCTTCAAGAGGTGCAATGAATGAGAGCCCTTATACCATAGTATAACTACATTTTTTGTGTGGTCTGTAACCATAGAGAGCTCTAACTAGTAGAAGGTTAGACAAACAGGTTAATGTTTCAGTGTGACTTACCCAGGGGGCTCATGGGACTACGATCACTGCTTTGCTGTCTGTTCAGGTGCTCCTTATAGCACACCGAGCACATGCCATTGTTCCTGGGGTTGCCATAAAAACCACAGCCTGTGGTACATAGTATAGGCATGGGACTCTGGTTTGTCTCTTGGGCCATTGCTAATATATCACAAAAGAAAATGGAGACAGAACAAGAGTGTTCTTGTTAACAATGACAGCACTATGTTTGGCTTACATGCACATGCAATGAGTAGAGAAGATCACTGTTTTAAAGGTGCACTCATTAGTTGATAAGGTATAGATATTCTAAGCTATTGGTATCAGATTGGCATTATTGTGGGCAGATACTCAAGGCTGCAGTATCAATTGGACATGAAAAAGCAGCATTGAACTTTTAGTACGTATAATGTGTTCATTATTATACTCTTTAGTTATCCAATTTTGTTTAGATGTATGGTTATCTTTGGTAACACACCGGTTAATGAtgctatataaattataaaaaactaaaataaaaaaatctatcaaaaatCAATGAAATCAAGTTCTATTAGATTAAAATATAGACAGTTGACAACAAACTCGTTGAAACTACTTATAAACTGAGCACTAACATACTAAATTAACAAAGAACTCTTATAGTTTCTCAAAAACAAATGTTATACTATTATTAGCAATTACGCTGTATAGTCACGTGACCTCATTATGGCGGCACCCATGAGGGAGACCCGCTCCacgtagaataaaaaaaaagcttcttcTATAAAACTGTCTTTATCTGTATATAAATGTACATCATTGcaattacatttcataaaattgTGATACATTTACTCGtgtgtaaaatgtttaattagtaAAAATGGACCTTTAAAGCTCAAGGGTTTCAACTGTTCTAAGTATCTAAGCGTGGATACACTGGAAACCCCGCTATAATTAAAAGTCCTTGTTTTATCTCCGCCAAAAATAAGACACAAGCTTCTCAACCACTCTCATCTGGACAGAGTAATTACAGTCAAGTGAACCGATTGAACGGACTAACACCGAGTTCTGCCGTTTTTATTCCTAACCTCATCCAAACTGAACTCGCTTCTAATCCGTCTGTCTGTATCTGTAAATTAAGTCTACACATTAAACAGCACGGCACAAGGTCTGCCACCTAACCATGACTAACCTAACGAGTGGGTGTCAAGCGTGATATGCAATTTCAGGAGGCAATAAGGGTGAGACTAAGTGTACATCTCTTATATGTAATTTTAGGTAAACAAAGCACAAAAGCAGTTCACGTGTTAAGCCACGCGAGTCAAGTCGCCGACACCAGCTGACAGACACCGCGGATCAATACCAAAACTAGTGCTAGTGGATACTAGCGGTTAGCACAATTTCAAACCACCACTCAACCGAGAATTACAGGTCATTTATCCGTCTACATGAAGGGACAGTCGTGTCCGGGTTGTAAAAGAGTGGCGATGTGGCTCAAAACCAGACGAGCTTTCGGTCTAGACAGCATTATAAGCGTATGGGTATATAGGTAAATTAGTCATCTTAACGTACTTGTGTCGAATCTCTCAAACGAATACACTGGGTGGATCTGAGAGAACAGAGTGAACCAGAACGGCGAGTAAACGCCAAAAATAGCGAGACGTAAAATATCATGACACATCGCGATTACAGAGCAGCACTGGCTTTGTTCATTCTTCCTTCTTTGTCTTTTGCTACAGGATTTCCTCCCTAGACAGACAATCTGTCATTCGAACAAGCCTAAAACAAAAAGCTAACTGGCTTAGCCAGCTGTTTGTCTGAGTGACTAGTAACATACAGCACAAAAACGCGAACAACTAAAGGATATTACCTTGAATTTATACGCTCACGGTCGAACAACAAACAAGACAAAGCACAATGAAGGTAAACCGTTGGGACTGTGTGTCTGTTTCGAAAGaaattacagaaaaataataagtaaacagTAAAATAAGAACAGACATCGCAAATCGATTTATGATTGTATGTACAAGGTGAAGAGTAACGTTGGCGACTGTCCGTGGccgggtatttttttttttttttgtgcccagGGGAGTCACGTTCTGGGGCTTGTGATGTCCAGGAAGGTGCTGCTGACAACTTGGAACACTTTGTTTTTTTAGGGACCCACCCGTAGAACAAAAACGCTCGATACCTCGAATAACCCTGGCATTTATAGATCCGAGCTAGCGGTTTAACCCGGTGTGCTAACGTTACACGTCTTGAATCGGTAATCGTTCATCGCTTCCTTTTTCGAGGTCAGACAGTTTTTCCGTGAATC includes the following:
- the zfand5a gene encoding AN1-type zinc finger protein 5a isoform X1: MAQETNQSPMPILCTTGCGFYGNPRNNGMCSVCYKEHLNRQQSSDRSPMSPLAGSPSAEASAIQRLEASINKADSSPAPSTDTMRESIPSTSLPVTQQMTEMSISRKEKALSPKAEFAEPVITQPTSAYSPIPVAQGSDEGKSPDSSKPKKNRCFTCRKRVGLTGFSCRCGNLFCGIHRYSDKHNCTYDYKAEAAAKIRKENPVVVADKIQRI
- the zfand5a gene encoding AN1-type zinc finger protein 5a isoform X2, with the translated sequence MAQETNQSPMPILCTTGCGFYGNPRNNGMCSVCYKEHLNRQQSSDRSPMSPLAGSPSAEASAIQRLEASINKADSSPAPSTDTMRESIPSTSLPVTQQMTEMSISRKEKALSPKAEFAEPATAVRKMMSKMTHKMRKQDLFYYLSSLFKYARNVYLSLQCECQKKHCQVCVC